A genomic region of Pseudoxanthomonas suwonensis contains the following coding sequences:
- a CDS encoding TetR/AcrR family transcriptional regulator gives MAKPDAPARLTDRKRAAIVDAAVAEFRTAGYEATSMDRIAASAGVSKRTVYNHFPGKEALFAHIVDRMLLHGSDEYATPYRADAPLRGQLLELVRHKLRLLHDPDFADLARVAIAAGLHSPALARELMERLGQREHAMTAWVRAAAADGRLKAPDPAFAAMQLESLVKGFAFWPQIAMAQPLLSEAEQDAVAASAVDMFLAHYG, from the coding sequence ATGGCCAAGCCCGACGCCCCCGCCCGCCTGACCGACCGCAAGCGCGCCGCGATCGTCGACGCCGCCGTGGCCGAGTTCCGCACCGCCGGCTACGAGGCCACCAGCATGGACCGCATCGCCGCCAGCGCCGGCGTGTCCAAGCGCACCGTCTACAACCACTTCCCGGGCAAGGAAGCGCTGTTCGCGCACATCGTCGACCGGATGCTGCTGCACGGCAGCGACGAGTACGCCACGCCCTACCGCGCCGACGCCCCGCTGCGCGGGCAGTTGCTGGAACTGGTGCGGCACAAGCTGCGCCTGCTGCACGACCCGGACTTCGCCGACCTGGCCCGCGTCGCGATCGCCGCCGGCCTGCACTCGCCGGCCCTTGCCCGCGAACTGATGGAGCGCCTCGGCCAGCGCGAGCACGCCATGACCGCCTGGGTGCGCGCCGCCGCCGCCGACGGCCGGCTCAAGGCGCCCGACCCGGCATTCGCCGCGATGCAGCTGGAATCGCTGGTCAAGGGCTTCGCGTTCTGGCCGCAGATCGCGATGGCGCAGCCGCTGCTGAGCGAAGCCGAGCAGGACGCCGTCGCCGCCTCGGCGGTGGACATGTTCCTGGCGCACTACGGCTGA
- a CDS encoding MBL fold metallo-hydrolase: MPTPATPPEPGRRRPCRRRLFPVLVLGVLVLSACTLSVVRTQSPVADYPDSPQSADGRFRNPVPRPPQGAGEMARILWDFAFNKPAGTAPATPPDVVPLTRADLDAAPDRSLFRLGHSTLLVKLRGGWWITDPVFAERAFPVQWMGPKRFHAPPIALDELPPLRGVLLSHDHYDHLDRDAVVKLAHKAEVFLAPLGVGDRLVAWGVPQAKVRQFDWWQEARIDGLRLVATPAQHFSGRGLFDAGRTLWASWVIIDPPAGDGDAGLRLFFSGDTGYFDGFREIGRRFGPFDATFMETGAYDARWAYVHMQPEETVQAHQDLGGRWLLPVHNGTFDLAMHAWDEPFERVAALASERGIALATPRMGERFDLAAPQPTRAWWRD, encoded by the coding sequence ATGCCCACCCCCGCCACCCCGCCGGAACCGGGTCGCCGCCGGCCTTGCCGCCGCCGGCTGTTCCCGGTCCTCGTCCTTGGAGTCCTCGTCTTGAGCGCCTGCACCCTGTCCGTTGTCAGGACCCAGTCCCCCGTCGCCGACTACCCGGACTCGCCGCAGTCGGCCGACGGCCGTTTCCGCAACCCGGTGCCGCGTCCGCCGCAGGGAGCCGGCGAGATGGCCAGGATCCTGTGGGACTTCGCCTTCAACAAGCCGGCCGGGACGGCGCCGGCCACGCCTCCGGACGTGGTGCCGCTGACCCGCGCGGATCTGGACGCGGCGCCGGACCGCAGCCTGTTCCGGCTGGGCCACTCCACCCTGCTGGTCAAGCTGCGCGGCGGCTGGTGGATCACCGATCCGGTGTTCGCCGAGCGCGCGTTCCCGGTGCAGTGGATGGGGCCGAAGCGTTTCCATGCGCCGCCGATTGCACTGGACGAACTGCCGCCGCTGCGCGGCGTGCTGCTGTCGCACGACCATTACGACCACCTCGACCGCGACGCGGTGGTGAAGCTGGCGCACAAGGCCGAGGTGTTCCTCGCGCCGCTCGGCGTCGGCGACCGGCTGGTCGCGTGGGGCGTGCCGCAGGCCAAGGTGCGGCAGTTCGACTGGTGGCAGGAAGCGCGGATCGACGGCCTGCGCCTGGTGGCCACGCCGGCGCAGCATTTCTCCGGCCGCGGGCTGTTCGACGCCGGCCGCACGCTGTGGGCATCGTGGGTGATCATCGATCCGCCCGCGGGCGACGGCGACGCGGGCCTGCGCCTGTTCTTCAGCGGCGATACCGGCTACTTCGACGGCTTCCGCGAGATCGGCCGCCGCTTCGGCCCGTTCGACGCGACCTTCATGGAAACCGGCGCCTACGACGCGCGCTGGGCCTACGTGCACATGCAGCCGGAGGAAACCGTGCAGGCGCACCAGGACCTGGGTGGCCGCTGGCTGCTGCCGGTGCACAACGGCACCTTCGACCTGGCCATGCACGCCTGGGACGAGCCGTTCGAACGGGTGGCGGCGCTGGCGTCGGAACGCGGCATCGCGCTGGCCACGCCGCGCATGGGCGAGCGTTTCGACCTGGCCGCACCGCAGCCGACGCGCGCCTGGTGGCGGGACTGA
- a CDS encoding YkvA family protein, with product MTTRSLVQPLPAVLDAPPSFNLLHRRKNIGDYRPTSADLARFNRLLARLGRVKAPLDIDQLATAARQLSAAADEDAPGCIAQRITWIESVAAMAADPDWEAANDVANYARLVVDYAKDTRDLIPDWVPRIGRLDDAIVVETAWPTLRREMAYYQDFQRLRALEAGLRGCPPEELPFDRRAWETARDTEAALVAHRRRVRESSYAPAPTAMFRVH from the coding sequence ATGACAACCCGCTCCCTGGTCCAGCCGCTGCCTGCCGTCCTGGACGCCCCCCCGTCCTTCAACCTGCTGCACCGCCGCAAGAACATCGGCGACTACCGGCCGACCTCCGCGGACCTGGCGCGCTTCAACCGCCTGCTGGCCCGCCTGGGCCGGGTCAAGGCGCCGCTGGACATCGACCAGCTGGCCACCGCCGCGCGGCAGCTGTCGGCGGCCGCGGACGAAGACGCGCCCGGCTGTATCGCCCAACGTATTACGTGGATCGAATCGGTCGCCGCCATGGCCGCCGACCCGGACTGGGAGGCCGCCAACGACGTGGCCAACTACGCCCGCCTGGTGGTCGACTACGCCAAGGACACCCGCGACCTGATCCCGGACTGGGTGCCACGGATCGGCCGCCTGGACGACGCCATCGTGGTCGAGACCGCCTGGCCGACGCTGCGCCGCGAGATGGCGTACTACCAGGACTTCCAGCGGCTGCGCGCACTGGAAGCCGGCCTGCGCGGCTGCCCGCCGGAGGAACTGCCGTTCGACCGCCGCGCCTGGGAGACGGCCCGCGACACCGAGGCCGCCCTGGTCGCCCACCGCCGCCGGGTGCGCGAGTCCAGCTACGCGCCGGCGCCGACGGCGATGTTCCGGGTCCACTGA
- a CDS encoding tetratricopeptide repeat protein, with the protein MKPGTDQPPAPDGDGGSGRYRFDGIVVDAAAHTLVRDGRELALEPKAFAVLLALLRRPGELLGRDALLDQVWGHRHVTPGVLTRAIAQLRAALDDDSQHPRYIQTQHALGYRFIGRLESATSVLPALAAEAPVAVKAADAIQAAPALPAAPVAPADDPAGPQPRLQDQAPGASLLAWVAGLAAALALGAVAWLWREPGPPPVATEASIAVLPFTTLSDARDDRYFAEGLSVEMLNALAGVHGLKVAAWRPPEAIDRSQDIQALGRLLGVATLLDASVRRDGQRLRISARLSDTRSGYTLWSRSYDGDADTIFATQTDIADAVVDALVEVLPEERENLRRRLEPTRSATAFDAYLVGLRQMLHAQGDEGRNAATEHFRRALAADAGFARAQAGLCRMELWDFESKRNADAFDTARLACLRAMNMDRTMAEVSLALGDLHRVQGDEKQALKYYDAILDDPGMRWRALVGRARLHIDQGRDDQAMRDFRQALQASPGNAQVHAELGYQQYRLGRYPEAVASYRTAVALRPDVASYWRTYGGLLLTTGDTAGAEVALRRSLAIEPHESPLSNLGTLRYQEGDYAGAAELYRRAVELNPKGFFYLGRLGDALEADPRTAAQAREPYAQAALLAQRFVDVKPGDAKALAALGWYQAQLGDRDGALRRVGEARALAHEPGEVAMYNAQTLAVLGQYPQARESLQAARAAGIPESRIATHAVFRRTGLSEPPEGDTPPPAVSPAAAGPPRGE; encoded by the coding sequence ATGAAGCCGGGCACCGACCAGCCTCCCGCCCCCGACGGCGACGGCGGCAGCGGGCGCTACCGCTTCGACGGCATCGTGGTCGACGCCGCCGCGCACACCCTGGTGCGCGACGGCCGCGAGCTGGCGCTGGAGCCCAAGGCCTTCGCCGTGCTGCTGGCCCTGCTGCGCCGCCCGGGCGAGTTGCTGGGCCGCGACGCGCTGCTGGACCAGGTCTGGGGCCACCGCCACGTCACCCCCGGGGTGCTGACCCGGGCCATCGCCCAGCTGCGCGCGGCGCTGGACGACGACTCCCAGCACCCGCGCTACATCCAGACCCAGCACGCGCTCGGGTACCGTTTCATCGGCAGGCTGGAGAGCGCCACGTCGGTCCTGCCGGCGCTGGCGGCCGAAGCCCCTGTGGCCGTGAAGGCGGCCGATGCCATCCAGGCCGCGCCGGCGCTGCCGGCCGCGCCTGTCGCGCCTGCGGACGACCCGGCCGGACCACAGCCCCGCCTGCAGGACCAGGCGCCGGGCGCCTCGCTCCTGGCCTGGGTGGCCGGGCTGGCGGCGGCGCTGGCCCTGGGAGCGGTGGCCTGGCTGTGGCGCGAGCCGGGCCCACCGCCGGTGGCGACCGAGGCATCCATCGCGGTGCTGCCCTTCACTACGCTGAGCGACGCGCGCGACGACCGCTACTTCGCCGAGGGGTTGTCGGTGGAGATGCTGAACGCGCTGGCCGGCGTGCATGGCCTGAAGGTCGCGGCGTGGCGCCCGCCGGAGGCGATCGACCGCAGCCAGGACATCCAGGCGCTGGGCCGGCTGCTCGGCGTGGCCACGCTGCTGGACGCCAGCGTGCGCCGCGACGGGCAGCGCCTGCGCATCAGCGCGCGGCTGTCGGATACCCGCAGCGGCTACACGCTGTGGTCGCGCAGCTACGACGGCGACGCCGACACGATTTTCGCCACCCAGACCGACATCGCCGACGCGGTGGTCGACGCGCTGGTCGAAGTGTTGCCGGAGGAGCGCGAGAACCTGCGCAGGCGGCTGGAGCCTACCCGCAGCGCGACCGCGTTCGATGCCTACCTGGTCGGCCTGAGGCAGATGCTGCATGCACAGGGTGACGAGGGCCGCAACGCCGCCACCGAGCACTTCCGCAGGGCGCTGGCGGCGGACGCGGGCTTCGCCCGGGCGCAGGCCGGCCTGTGCCGGATGGAACTGTGGGACTTCGAGTCCAAGCGCAATGCCGATGCGTTCGACACGGCGCGGCTGGCCTGCCTGCGGGCCATGAACATGGACCGCACCATGGCCGAGGTGAGCCTGGCGCTGGGCGACCTCCACCGCGTGCAGGGGGATGAGAAGCAGGCGCTGAAGTACTACGACGCCATCCTCGACGATCCGGGGATGCGCTGGCGGGCGCTGGTGGGACGCGCGCGGCTGCACATCGACCAGGGCCGCGACGACCAGGCGATGCGGGATTTCCGCCAGGCATTGCAGGCCAGTCCGGGCAATGCGCAAGTGCATGCCGAGCTGGGCTACCAGCAGTACCGCCTGGGCCGGTATCCGGAGGCGGTCGCCTCGTACCGCACCGCCGTGGCGTTGCGCCCGGACGTGGCCTCGTACTGGAGGACCTACGGCGGGCTGCTGTTGACGACCGGCGACACCGCGGGCGCCGAAGTGGCGCTGCGGCGTTCGCTGGCGATAGAGCCCCACGAAAGCCCGTTGAGCAACCTGGGCACGCTGCGCTACCAGGAAGGGGACTACGCGGGCGCGGCCGAGCTGTACCGCCGCGCGGTCGAACTCAACCCCAAGGGCTTCTTCTATCTCGGGCGCCTGGGGGACGCGCTGGAGGCGGATCCGCGGACCGCAGCGCAGGCGCGCGAACCTTATGCCCAGGCGGCCTTGCTTGCGCAGCGCTTCGTGGACGTCAAGCCCGGCGACGCCAAGGCACTGGCCGCGCTGGGCTGGTACCAGGCGCAGCTTGGCGACCGCGATGGCGCGCTGCGGCGGGTCGGCGAGGCCAGGGCGCTGGCGCACGAGCCAGGGGAAGTGGCGATGTACAACGCGCAGACCCTTGCCGTCCTGGGCCAGTACCCGCAGGCGCGCGAGTCGCTCCAGGCCGCACGCGCGGCGGGCATTCCCGAGTCACGCATAGCCACCCATGCCGTCTTCAGGCGGACGGGGCTGTCCGAACCGCCGGAAGGCGACACACCGCCCCCGGCCGTTTCCCCCGCAGCAGCGGGACCACCACGAGGAGAATGA
- the yghX gene encoding YghX family hydrolase has translation MKRLTARDFAPELLELYDGYVHGRISRRQFLDRAGTFAVGGLTAAGILAALGPDYALAQQVQFTDPDIVAEYIRYPSPNGHGEVRGYLVRPAKAEGPVPGVVVVHENRGLNPYIEDVARRVAKAGFVALAPDGLSSVGGYPGNDDRGRELQRQVDPEKLMNDFFAAIDYLLADERTTGKVGITGFCYGGGVSHAAAVAYPELAAAVPFYGRQARPEDVPRIKAPLLIHFAENDANVNATWPAYEAALKAAGTNYEAHFYPGTHHGFHNDSTPRYDEAAAELAWERTLEWFRRYLA, from the coding sequence ATGAAGCGACTGACCGCCCGCGACTTCGCACCGGAACTGCTGGAGCTGTACGACGGCTATGTGCACGGCCGCATCAGCCGGCGCCAGTTCCTCGACCGCGCCGGCACCTTCGCCGTGGGCGGACTGACCGCGGCCGGCATCCTCGCGGCGCTCGGCCCGGACTACGCGCTGGCCCAGCAGGTGCAGTTCACCGACCCGGACATCGTCGCCGAATACATCCGCTACCCCTCGCCCAACGGCCACGGTGAAGTGCGCGGCTACCTGGTGCGTCCGGCCAAGGCCGAAGGCCCGGTGCCGGGAGTGGTGGTGGTGCACGAGAACCGCGGCCTGAACCCCTACATCGAGGACGTGGCCCGGCGCGTGGCCAAGGCCGGTTTCGTCGCGCTGGCGCCCGACGGCCTGAGTTCGGTCGGCGGCTACCCCGGCAACGACGACAGGGGCCGCGAACTGCAGCGCCAGGTCGATCCGGAGAAGCTGATGAACGACTTCTTCGCCGCGATCGACTACCTGCTCGCCGACGAACGCACCACCGGCAAGGTCGGCATCACCGGCTTCTGCTACGGCGGCGGCGTGTCGCACGCCGCCGCGGTGGCCTATCCGGAACTGGCCGCCGCGGTGCCGTTCTACGGCCGCCAGGCGCGGCCGGAGGACGTGCCGCGGATCAAGGCGCCGCTGCTGATCCACTTCGCCGAGAACGACGCCAACGTCAACGCGACCTGGCCGGCCTACGAGGCGGCGCTGAAGGCCGCCGGCACGAACTACGAGGCGCACTTCTATCCCGGCACCCACCACGGCTTCCACAACGATTCCACCCCGCGTTACGACGAGGCGGCGGCGGAACTGGCGTGGGAGCGGACGCTGGAGTGGTTCCGCCGCTACCTGGCCTGA
- a CDS encoding universal stress protein yields MYTHLLVPTDGSPLSDYAVEQALALAVALKAKVTLFTAVEPFHVIAYTPEQVAETRDAYDRHAREEAARRLAQAAERASAAGVEHATVSQASDDPHEAIIATAKEKGCDLIAMASHGRRGVKALVLGSVTAKVLTHSEVPVLVYRHGDD; encoded by the coding sequence ATGTACACGCATCTCCTGGTTCCCACCGACGGTTCGCCGCTGTCGGACTACGCGGTCGAGCAGGCGCTGGCGCTCGCCGTGGCGTTGAAGGCGAAGGTCACGCTGTTCACCGCGGTCGAGCCGTTCCACGTCATCGCGTATACACCCGAGCAGGTCGCCGAGACGCGCGATGCCTACGACCGCCACGCCAGGGAAGAGGCCGCGCGCCGGCTGGCGCAGGCCGCGGAGCGGGCCAGCGCGGCCGGCGTGGAGCACGCGACCGTGTCGCAGGCCAGCGACGACCCGCACGAGGCGATCATCGCCACGGCGAAGGAGAAGGGCTGCGACCTGATCGCGATGGCGTCCCACGGTCGGCGCGGGGTCAAGGCGCTGGTGCTGGGCAGCGTGACCGCCAAGGTGCTGACCCACTCCGAAGTGCCGGTGCTGGTCTACCGGCACGGCGACGACTGA
- a CDS encoding glutathione S-transferase family protein, producing the protein MRLLFSRNPNPRLAVAVARHLGADVAFEFAAPRAPGQAERYRALNPTLLLPVLVFADGGSLWEADAIACRLARDAGSRFWRTGSEEPAMIQWLSWGKENFVRGCDMVSYERGTRPRYGLGPFDAAVLEAGLARFAEGAALLDAELSRRDWLLGDAVSYADFRMATFLPYNDVARLPLHDYPSLARWYGRLEALDAWRDPFSGLQAPELPPVPATATD; encoded by the coding sequence ATGAGACTGCTGTTCAGCCGCAATCCCAACCCCCGCCTGGCCGTGGCCGTGGCGCGCCACCTCGGCGCGGACGTCGCGTTCGAATTCGCCGCGCCGCGTGCACCGGGCCAGGCGGAACGCTACCGCGCGCTCAATCCGACCCTGCTGCTGCCTGTCCTGGTTTTCGCCGACGGCGGCAGCCTGTGGGAAGCCGATGCGATCGCCTGCCGGCTCGCGCGCGATGCGGGCTCGCGCTTCTGGCGCACCGGCAGCGAGGAACCGGCGATGATCCAGTGGCTCAGCTGGGGCAAGGAAAACTTCGTCCGCGGCTGCGACATGGTCAGCTACGAGCGCGGCACCCGGCCGCGCTACGGGCTGGGCCCGTTCGATGCGGCCGTGCTCGAAGCAGGCCTGGCGCGTTTCGCCGAGGGCGCCGCGTTGCTCGACGCCGAACTGTCGCGACGTGATTGGCTGCTGGGCGACGCGGTGTCCTATGCGGATTTCCGCATGGCCACGTTCCTGCCGTACAACGACGTCGCCCGGCTGCCGCTGCACGACTATCCGTCACTCGCGCGCTGGTACGGCCGGCTCGAGGCGCTGGACGCCTGGCGCGATCCGTTCTCCGGCCTGCAGGCGCCGGAACTGCCGCCGGTGCCGGCGACTGCCACGGACTGA
- a CDS encoding oxygenase MpaB family protein — MPAPPHSLLDPAVRQVRRWVLDAFPRGQSGIDYDQPPGDPGLFGPDSVTWRVHADFPGMLSGGLCALMLQALHPRVLAGVYDHSNFREDLVGRLRRTTAFVAGTTYASTPQAQALVERVRRIHAHVDGQLPDGRRYAANEPELLAWVHVTEAWGFLHGYHRYCRSVPAALADRYYDETRRVAEALGARGLPASAAQVAAYFDAMRPQLALDARAREVLAILAAIRLPVPLPGLSRDVFLGAGAALLPDWARPLLQREGMRGARDRTAATAMRGIAPLFRRALGDGPAVRACRRVGVSPQVLERWP; from the coding sequence ATGCCCGCCCCGCCGCACAGCCTGCTCGATCCGGCGGTCCGCCAGGTCCGGCGCTGGGTGCTGGACGCGTTCCCGCGCGGCCAGAGCGGCATCGACTACGACCAGCCGCCAGGCGACCCGGGCCTGTTCGGACCCGACAGCGTGACCTGGCGGGTGCACGCCGACTTCCCAGGCATGCTGTCCGGCGGACTGTGCGCGCTGATGCTGCAGGCGCTGCATCCGCGGGTGCTGGCCGGCGTGTACGACCATTCCAACTTCCGCGAGGACCTGGTCGGGCGGCTGCGCCGCACCACCGCGTTCGTCGCCGGCACCACCTACGCGTCGACGCCCCAAGCGCAGGCACTGGTCGAACGGGTACGCCGCATCCACGCGCACGTGGACGGCCAGCTGCCGGACGGGCGCCGCTACGCGGCGAACGAACCGGAACTGCTGGCCTGGGTGCACGTGACCGAGGCCTGGGGCTTCCTGCACGGCTACCACCGTTACTGCCGATCGGTGCCGGCGGCACTTGCCGACCGCTACTACGACGAGACCCGGCGCGTGGCCGAGGCGCTGGGCGCGCGTGGCCTGCCGGCATCCGCGGCGCAGGTGGCGGCGTACTTCGACGCGATGCGGCCGCAGCTGGCGCTGGATGCGCGCGCCCGCGAAGTGCTGGCGATCCTGGCCGCGATCCGCCTGCCGGTGCCGCTGCCGGGGCTGTCGCGCGACGTGTTCCTCGGCGCCGGCGCGGCGCTGCTGCCGGACTGGGCGAGGCCGCTGCTGCAGCGCGAGGGCATGCGTGGCGCCCGCGACCGTACCGCGGCGACGGCGATGCGCGGCATCGCGCCGCTGTTCCGTCGCGCGCTCGGCGACGGCCCGGCGGTACGTGCCTGCCGCCGCGTGGGCGTGTCGCCGCAGGTGCTGGAACGCTGGCCGTGA
- a CDS encoding aminopeptidase, with protein MKRALLAAVVAATVCSLAACQRPAEQTATAPPAAGGEVAAGAAQAGTPSVDLQALAHRVVTQSAGVKEGDAVLITGRHQDAELMEDLAVEVARVGGYPMIEYGSDRLARRLFFDVPEKYDAREDALLAKLVDTFDVVISLGNGTSENLFEGADPKRVAARSRANEAIGQAIYKNGVRMVELGNNMYPTAWRAERFGMDQDELARMFWDGLSMDYTELQARGEQVRATLAAGNVVHVTHPNGTDLTFRIQGRKVGVSDGIISEEDVRQGGSAVSVYLPAGEVYTTPVPGSAEGRLVDTGGSFRGKNIDNLTLTIDDGKVVAIEGTGPGYADLKAVYDAIDDERKNEFAFFNLGINPNVRLGEGSTAGSWMPAGAVTVGTGSNAWAGGDNHSGGGRTVFLPGSTVTLDDKVIVENGELKLQ; from the coding sequence ATGAAACGCGCATTGCTTGCCGCCGTAGTGGCGGCGACGGTCTGTTCCCTGGCGGCCTGCCAGCGTCCGGCGGAGCAAACAGCCACGGCGCCGCCGGCCGCGGGTGGCGAAGTTGCCGCAGGCGCCGCGCAGGCGGGCACGCCGTCCGTGGACCTGCAGGCGCTGGCCCATCGCGTGGTCACCCAGAGCGCCGGGGTGAAGGAGGGCGATGCGGTGCTGATCACCGGTCGCCATCAGGATGCCGAACTGATGGAGGACCTGGCGGTGGAAGTGGCCCGGGTGGGCGGCTATCCGATGATCGAGTACGGCAGCGACCGCCTGGCCAGGCGCCTGTTCTTCGACGTCCCGGAAAAGTACGACGCCCGCGAGGATGCGCTGCTCGCCAAGCTGGTCGACACGTTCGACGTGGTCATCAGCCTGGGCAACGGCACCAGCGAGAACCTGTTCGAGGGCGCCGACCCGAAGCGGGTGGCGGCGCGCAGCAGGGCCAACGAGGCCATCGGCCAGGCGATATACAAGAACGGCGTGCGCATGGTCGAGCTGGGCAACAACATGTATCCCACCGCCTGGCGCGCCGAGCGCTTCGGCATGGACCAGGACGAACTGGCGCGGATGTTCTGGGACGGCCTGAGCATGGACTACACCGAGCTGCAGGCCCGCGGCGAGCAGGTCCGCGCCACGCTCGCCGCCGGCAACGTGGTCCACGTCACCCATCCCAACGGCACCGACCTGACCTTCCGCATCCAGGGCCGCAAGGTCGGCGTCAGCGACGGCATCATCTCCGAGGAGGACGTCAGGCAGGGCGGCTCGGCCGTGTCGGTGTACCTGCCGGCCGGCGAGGTGTACACCACCCCGGTGCCCGGCAGCGCCGAGGGCCGGCTGGTCGATACCGGCGGCAGCTTCCGCGGCAAGAACATCGATAACCTGACCCTGACCATCGACGACGGCAAGGTCGTCGCGATCGAAGGCACCGGTCCCGGCTATGCCGACCTGAAGGCGGTCTACGATGCCATCGACGATGAGCGCAAGAACGAGTTCGCGTTCTTCAACCTCGGTATCAACCCGAACGTGCGCTTGGGCGAGGGCAGCACGGCGGGCAGCTGGATGCCGGCCGGCGCGGTCACGGTCGGCACCGGCTCCAACGCCTGGGCCGGCGGCGACAACCATTCCGGCGGCGGCCGTACCGTGTTCCTGCCCGGCAGCACCGTCACCCTGGACGACAAGGTGATCGTGGAGAACGGCGAGTTGAAGCTGCAGTAG
- a CDS encoding S41 family peptidase produces the protein MFRAILLLAVCLSWLPSCLVAAEPRAVAGEVAATIEREYFDPQRGAGIAAALRADADRGDFDRLQDPLDLATALTTRLKPHDRHFNVRWSAGDEAPANGPRRPPPGAGPARDNFGIRRVEVLPGNVGYLDLRQFADFDFADPQAPARQAIDAALQLLAHVDALIIDLRDNGGGSPAMVGYLASAFAEPGADIYNTFHSRTGTRSEAPAQGFASPRTQLPLYVLTSGRTGSAAEAFAYTLKNARRATVVGEASGGAANPGRPFRLGDGFSVFVSTGSPVSPVTGSNWEGTGVAPDVEVAAADALDRARRLALAALVERGAGEPARWALEAADATPATDATTLAGFAGDYGVLRVELAEGALQLRQDRRPALRLRPLSADMFFVDGEPTRRVRFERRPDGSIAALELQWADGQRARHARGEG, from the coding sequence TTGTTCCGCGCAATCCTCCTGCTTGCCGTCTGCCTGTCGTGGCTGCCCTCGTGCCTGGTCGCGGCCGAGCCGCGCGCCGTCGCCGGGGAGGTCGCCGCGACCATCGAGCGCGAATACTTCGATCCGCAGCGCGGCGCCGGGATCGCCGCCGCACTGCGCGCCGACGCGGACCGCGGCGACTTCGACCGGCTGCAGGACCCGCTGGACCTGGCTACCGCGCTGACCACGCGGTTGAAGCCGCACGACCGGCATTTCAACGTGCGCTGGTCCGCAGGCGACGAAGCGCCGGCCAACGGACCGCGCCGGCCGCCGCCGGGCGCGGGCCCGGCGCGCGACAACTTCGGCATCCGCCGGGTGGAAGTGTTGCCGGGCAACGTCGGCTACCTCGACCTGCGCCAGTTCGCCGATTTCGACTTCGCCGACCCGCAGGCGCCGGCCCGCCAGGCGATCGACGCGGCGCTGCAGCTGCTGGCCCACGTCGACGCGCTGATCATCGACCTGCGCGACAACGGCGGCGGCTCGCCGGCGATGGTCGGCTATCTGGCCAGCGCCTTCGCCGAGCCCGGCGCGGACATCTACAACACCTTCCATTCGCGCACCGGCACCCGGTCGGAGGCGCCCGCGCAGGGTTTCGCCTCGCCGCGCACGCAACTGCCCCTGTACGTCCTCACCAGCGGCCGCACCGGCTCGGCCGCCGAGGCATTCGCCTACACGCTCAAGAACGCGCGGCGCGCCACCGTGGTCGGCGAGGCCAGCGGCGGCGCGGCCAATCCGGGCCGTCCGTTCCGCCTGGGCGACGGCTTCAGCGTGTTCGTGTCCACCGGCTCGCCGGTCAGCCCGGTGACGGGGAGCAACTGGGAAGGCACCGGCGTGGCGCCGGACGTGGAGGTCGCCGCGGCCGATGCGCTGGACCGCGCCCGGCGGCTGGCGCTGGCCGCGCTGGTGGAGCGCGGCGCCGGCGAGCCTGCGCGCTGGGCGCTGGAGGCGGCGGACGCCACGCCGGCCACGGATGCCACGACGCTGGCCGGCTTCGCCGGCGACTACGGCGTGCTGCGCGTCGAGCTGGCGGAAGGTGCGCTGCAGCTGCGCCAGGACCGGCGCCCGGCGCTGCGGCTGCGGCCGCTGTCGGCCGACATGTTCTTCGTCGATGGCGAGCCGACCCGCCGGGTCCGCTTCGAGCGGCGGCCCGACGGTAGCATCGCCGCGCTGGAGTTGCAGTGGGCCGACGGACAGCGGGCGCGGCACGCGCGCGGCGAAGGCTGA